A portion of the Gossypium arboreum isolate Shixiya-1 chromosome 8, ASM2569848v2, whole genome shotgun sequence genome contains these proteins:
- the LOC108458874 gene encoding peroxidase A2-like, translating to MLNNRYSMVVWSKMSFSRHIVTALFCVALLETPVCVAQDQLTPTYYDQTCPYVNHIIRKILLKAFLNDTRITASLLRLHFHDCFVQGCDGSILLDDPNTTEKVARPNANSVRGFEVIDDMKAALENVCSQTVSCADIVAIAAEQSVVLSGGPSWAVPLGRKDSRSANRSLANTALPGFNDPLDLIKAKFAAVGLDTSLDVVALSGAHTFGRAQCLAFDQRLYNFSGVGDQDPDLNETLAARLREICPTVGLTNLTNLDQTTPDDFDNVYFNNLQVEEGLLRSDQILFSTQGADTVEIVNQFSSNQTAFFEAFAESMIRMGNVRPPAAVVGEVRLNCRVINANNSITTASADARLVTSI from the exons ATGTTGAACAATCGATATTCTATGGTTGTGTGGTCGAAAATGTCTTTTTCTAGGCATATAGTGACAGCTCTTTTCTGTGTGGCTTTACTTGAGACACCGGTATGTGTTGCACAAGACCAACTTACTCCAACATATTACGACCAAACATGTCCCTATGTCAACCACATCATACGGAAAATCCTCCTCAAAGCTTTCCTAAATGATACTCGGATTACTGCTAGCCTTCTTAGGCTTCACTTCCATGATTGTTTTGTTCAA GGGTGTGATGGTTCGATTTTGTTGGACGACCCGAACACTACTGAGAAAGTAGCTCGCCCAAATGCTAATTCAGTTAGAGGTTTTGAGGTTATTGATGATATGAAGGCAGCTTTGGAGAACGTCTGCAGCCAAACAGTTTCCTGCGCTGATATTGTTGCCATTGCAGCTGAACAATCTGTCGTCCTG TCAGGGGGTCCTTCATGGGCGGTTCCACTAGGAAGAAAGGATAGCCGTTCAGCAAACCGGAGTCTTGCCAATACAGCCTTGCCAGGTTTCAATGATCCGCTTGACCTAATCAAAGCCAAGTTTGCTGCCGTTGGACTTGATACCAGTCTTGATGTAGTTGCCCTCTCAG GTGCTCACACATTCGGACGAGCTCAGTGTTTAGCTTTCGACCAAAGATTGTATAATTTTAGCGGCGTGGGAGATCAAGATCCGGACCTAAACGAGACATTGGCGGCGAGACTACGTGAGATATGCCCCACTGTGGGCTTAACGAATCTGACAAACCTTGATCAGACAACACCAGACGATTTCGACAACGTTTACTTCAATAACCTTCAAGTTGAAGAAGGTCTTCTTAGAAGCGATCAAATTCTATTTAGTACCCAAGGGGCTGACACAGTCGAAATCGTTAACCAATTCAGCAGTAACCAAACCGCTTTCTTCGAAGCCTTCGCGGAATCGATGATACGAATGGGGAATGTTAGGCCCCCAGCGGCTGTGGTTGGAGAGGTAAGACTCAACTGCAGGGTCATCAATGCAAATAATTCAATCACTACTGCTTCAGCGGATGCTCGGCTTGTCACCTCTATTTAA
- the LOC108458875 gene encoding uncharacterized protein LOC108458875: MEEKRNLGPDLVRETEEKAKLICERLKAASDRQESYADLRRRDIKYQVGNKVFLYRSVPSHDVTVEEIKVRSDLSYEEELVAILDREVKLLHSQTVLLVKFLWRNHKTKEAT, translated from the exons ATGGAGGAGAAGAGGAATTTGGGTCCAGATTTGGTTCGTGAGACCGAAGAGAAGGCAAAACTTATCTGTGAGAgattgaaagctgcttcagacaGGCAGGAATCTTATGCTGACTTGAGACGTCGAGATATCAAGTATCAGGTTGGAAATAAGGTGTTTCT GTATAGATCAGTCCCTTCCCATGATGTTACTGTTGAGGAGATTAAGGTTCGATCCGACCTTTCGTATGAGGAGGAACTGGTTGCGATCTTAGACCGTGAGGTCAAGTTGCTACACAGTCAAACGGTTTTATTAGTGAAATTTTTGTGGCGTAACCATAAGACTAAGGAAGCTACTTAG